In a single window of the Micromonospora sp. WMMD1155 genome:
- a CDS encoding DUF1996 domain-containing protein — protein MRTPPAHVAPPDRARKRRRITRLTLAGAVAAALTASGIYIAGAQAEEVSVPGRVQAEGFAAQSGAQTENTGDADGGRNVGWLADGDWLRYDGVSITGADLTARVSSHNSAGGTVELRLGAQDGTLLADFPIAPTGGWQKWTTVTAKASSVPAAPQTVFAVLKSTSTSDFVNLNWFTFGPATAASPGASATPSTSPSASATPSATPSSSASASVPPSAPAGGWVPVDQARWDRELAAFNAITPKPVTPGTTRVPEFHTDCEVANSAPDDPIVVPGLPGASHMHTFFGTKIDAFTTTDQLLSETTNCNAPGDNSAYWVPELRKDGKAVPIKSFRVYYGSRVKDPSTVKPFPPGLRVVEGDAKKQVDTPKNAGSNQFWCAGSAEIGRSADGNWPVCAPGGNLIFQLVFKDCWDGKNIDSPDHKSHMGDPVNGVCTGKYPVAVPDLSFMVNYQSLGGDGLSLSSGKPSSMHGDFMNAWDPARLGALVKSCLNQNAKCGTEVSFAGG, from the coding sequence ATGCGGACTCCCCCCGCGCATGTCGCACCGCCGGACCGGGCGCGCAAGCGCCGTCGTATCACCCGCCTCACGCTGGCCGGCGCGGTCGCCGCCGCGTTGACCGCGAGCGGCATCTACATCGCCGGCGCCCAGGCCGAGGAGGTCTCCGTCCCGGGCCGGGTCCAGGCGGAGGGCTTCGCGGCGCAGTCCGGCGCGCAGACCGAGAACACCGGCGACGCCGACGGCGGCCGCAACGTCGGCTGGCTCGCCGACGGCGACTGGCTGCGGTACGACGGCGTGTCGATCACCGGGGCCGACCTGACCGCCCGGGTGTCCTCGCACAACTCCGCCGGTGGCACCGTCGAGCTGCGCCTCGGCGCGCAGGACGGCACGCTGTTGGCCGACTTCCCGATCGCCCCGACCGGCGGCTGGCAGAAGTGGACGACCGTCACCGCGAAGGCGTCGAGCGTGCCCGCCGCCCCGCAGACCGTCTTCGCCGTGCTGAAGAGCACCTCGACGTCGGACTTCGTCAACCTGAACTGGTTCACGTTCGGCCCCGCGACGGCCGCGTCGCCCGGCGCGTCGGCCACGCCGAGCACGTCGCCGAGTGCCTCGGCCACCCCGAGCGCCACCCCGTCGTCGTCCGCCTCCGCGTCGGTGCCGCCGAGCGCGCCGGCCGGCGGCTGGGTGCCTGTCGACCAGGCCCGGTGGGACAGGGAACTGGCCGCCTTCAACGCGATCACGCCGAAGCCGGTGACCCCGGGCACCACCCGGGTCCCCGAATTCCACACCGACTGCGAGGTCGCCAACTCCGCGCCGGACGACCCGATCGTCGTGCCCGGCCTGCCCGGCGCCTCCCACATGCACACGTTCTTCGGTACGAAGATCGACGCCTTCACCACGACGGACCAGCTGCTCTCCGAGACGACCAACTGCAACGCCCCGGGTGACAACAGCGCCTACTGGGTCCCGGAGCTGCGCAAGGACGGCAAGGCCGTGCCGATCAAGAGCTTCCGCGTCTACTACGGCTCGCGGGTCAAGGACCCGTCCACCGTCAAGCCCTTCCCGCCGGGCCTGCGGGTCGTCGAGGGTGACGCGAAGAAGCAGGTGGACACCCCGAAGAACGCCGGGAGCAACCAGTTCTGGTGCGCCGGCAGCGCCGAGATCGGCCGCAGCGCCGACGGCAACTGGCCGGTCTGCGCCCCCGGTGGCAACCTGATCTTCCAGCTCGTCTTCAAGGACTGCTGGGACGGCAAGAACATCGACTCGCCCGACCACAAGTCACACATGGGCGACCCGGTGAACGGCGTCTGCACCGGCAAGTACCCGGTGGCCGTGCCGGATCTGTCCTTCATGGTGAACTACCAGTCGTTGGGCGGTGACGGTCTCAGCCTCTCCTCCGGCAAGCCGTCGTCCATGCACGGTGACTTCATGAACGCCTGGGACCCGGCCCGCCTCGGTGCTCTGGTGAAGTCCTGCCTCAACCAGAACGCCAAGTGCGGCACCGAGGTGAGCTTCGCCGGCGGCTGA